The segment GCAGCTTCAGCAGCTTGTAATATTGCGGGGTAATATTGTCCTGGAAATAGGATTCCCACAGCTTGTTGAACAGCGCGCGCAGGAGCAGATCGATGGAAGAGGACTTACAGTCGCCGCCCATATGATGCTCGGTGGCCAGCAGCTCAAGCAGCTTTTGGCAATAGTCAGGGTCGCTAAGCGCAAAAGGAATGCCCAAGGGAAGCGGTGATTCCGTAATATAAGGCTCACTTGATTCAAAACGAATCCAGTCATTGATGAACTGGCCGGCGCAGGCCTGATAATAGACCTTCTGCTGCGGCTGGTAGAGAACTACGCTGTGCGCAGGGTATTGCTTGAGTCCGCCTTGCACCCAGAATAGCGCCGGAGTCTTGGTAATGACCAGGAGCCAATGCGCACCGGCGGGAACATCTACAACGAAATTCGAAGCGTGTGTCGTATTGCACTCGACATAGTGTATAAGGGCCATTTCGGTTCTCCTCCCGGCAAACATGCTTAATTATAGCATGGTTTTTTTGTGTTTTTGTCAATGCCGGATAAGTGAAGTAAAAATGTGAGCGTTGTCAATAAATAGGTGTCTCCCCCATAATGAAAGCGTAACCAAATAATGACCACAAACATTGAACTGGGGGTTGACTATGAACACAGGTACAAGAAAAGGTCCGGGCCTACTGAAGAGTACTTCCATCCTGTTGTTGTCTGCACTTCTACTGTCTGCATGCTCAGGCAAGCTGGAGTCTGGTAACAGCGGCAAGGAGGCGGCGGCCGGTAATGATCCGAAGCCAAGCGCAGCTGTAGATGAGAGTCCACTCGGCAAATACGATCCTCCGATTGAGGTGTCGTTCGTCAGAGATCTGGGCGATGTGGTAGAGAATAACGTGCTTGGCGTATTGAAGGATGAGACGATTGATAACAACCGCTGGACCAAGCTGTATGAGGATCAGCTCGGGATCAAGATTAAGTATAACTGGATTGTAAAGGGCAGCCAGACCTCCGACCAATATCTCCAGAAGATTAACGTTACGTTGGCCTCCGGGGATCTGCCGGATGTAACGCCGGTCAACGCCACCCAGCTGAAGCAATTGGCTGATTCGGACCAGATTGAGGATATGACGGCGTTATACGAAAAGTATGCTTCCCCATTCACCAAGAAGGTGCTGTCGGGAGAAGGCACGAGTGTGTTCGATGCGGCGACCTTTGACGGCAAGCTGATGGCTATCCCGAGCCTGGAATCCTCCATTGAACGCTCGATGTATATCTGGATCCGGACCGACTGGCTGGAGAAGCTCGGTATGCAGCCGCCGAAGACGATGGCGGATGTCCTGGCGATCTCTGAAGCGTTCGCCGATAAGGACCCTGACGGTAACGGCAAGAAGGACACCTATGGCCTTGGCATCACCAAGGATCTGTGGGGCGGGGCGATGGGACTGGAAGGCTTCATGGCCGGGTATAATGCCTATCCGAATATCTGGCTGGAGGATGAGAACGGCAAGCTGGTATACGGCAGTATTCAGCCGGAAGTGAAGAAAGCGCTCCAGGTGCTGCAGGATATGGCCAAGAAGGGCCAGCTGGACCAGGAATTCGGCGTCAAGGACGGAGGCAAGGTCTCCGAGCTGATCTCCGCCGGCAAGATCGGGATGGAATACGGCGAGCAGTGGAATTCCATCTGGCCGCTGCAGCTGAACCGAGACAATGATCCCAAGGCGCAGTGGCAGGCCTTCCCGATTGTCTCGGAATCGGGCGACACGCCGAAGGTGCCGCTGAAATTCAGCACGACCCGCTTTTTCGCGGTCAAGAAAGGCGCTGCCCATCCGGAAGCAGTGATCAAATTGTTCAACCTCCATCTGGAGAAGAATTGGGGCGAGACAGCCGAATTCGATAAATACTTTGCGCCGCCGGAAGCGGAGAGTGTCTGGCAGCTGTCTCCGGTAACGCCATATCCGGTAACGAAGAACGTAGACGCGTTCCGTGAGATTGATGCCGCCCGCAAGGCCGGTGACTTCTCGAAGCTGGTGGGGGAAGCTAAGACCATCCAGGAGAAGCTGGAATCGTATGCTTCAGGCACTTCGGAAGGCTTCGCCCTGTGGGGCTGGGAACGGATCTATGGCGAGCAGGGCTCCATGGGCATAGCCGACCAGTACATCAAGAATGAGCAGTTCATTCAGGAGAAGTTCGTCGGCGCTCCGACTCCGACCATGGTCGAGCGCAAGACAACGCTTGAGAAGCAGCAGAATGAAATGTTTGTCAAAATCATTCTGGGTGACCCTATCGATAAGTTCGACCAGTTCGTGAAGGACTGGCAGAAGCTGGGCGGCGATCAAATTACGCAAGAGGTCAACGAATGGTACGCAGCGACTAAGAAATAAGGCGCCCCTGGAGGAAGAAAACGACCTTTTCTTCCTCCATTCCATTCTTGCCTGCAGATGTGGAGGATAACGATGAGAACAAAACTGCGAAAAGAACTGCCGCTTCATTTGATGCTTTTGCCGGGACTGGTGATGATCATTCTGTTCTCCTACGTCCCCATGGCCGGTGTCATGATCGCGTTCCAGAAATTCATCCCTGCCAAGGGCTTGTTCGGGGATCAGAAGTGGGTGGGTCTGGATAACTTCGAATATGTGATGAACCTGCCAAGCTTCACACAGGTGCTGTGGAATACGCTGTTTATTTCAAGTCTCAAGCTGATTCTGGGCCTGATTATTCCGCTGGTGTTCGCGATTCTGCTGAACGAGCTGGCCAGTAATGTAATCAAGCGTTCCGTACAGACAGCGATCTATCTGCCGTATTTCTTGTCCTGGGTCGTGCTTGGCGGCATCTTGATTGATATTCTGTCTCCATCGGGCGGGATTGTGAATGAATTCCTCGGATGGTTCGGTGTCTCCAAGATATTCTTCCTCGGCGACAATGACTGGTTCCCCTTCACGCTGATTGCTTCGGATGTGTGGAAGAACTTCGGCTACGGCACGATTGTATATCTGGCGGCCATAACGGGTATCGATCCCGGGTTATATGAAGCAGCTACCATTGACGGTGCGAACCGCTGGCACAAGACCTGGCATATTACCATTCCGGGCATCCGCATGGTCATCGTCCTGCTGTCGGTACTCAGTCTGGGACAGCTGTTGAATGCGGGCTTCGATCAGGTCTTCAATCTGTACAGTCCGCAGGTCTATGAGAGCGGGGATATCCTGGATACCTTCGTTTACCGGATCGGTCTGCTGGACGCACAGTACGGCGTAGCGACTGCCGTCGGCTTCTTTAAATCGATCATATCGCTTACCTTAATTTCCAGCTCGTATTTCCTGGCTTACCGTTTCGCCAAATACCGGATTTTTTAGAGGAGGGAGCTCCCTTGCAGCAACCGCTTACGCCTAAGCAGACAGACATAACTACTGTTCACCGTTCAAAAAAGTTCGACGGGATATCGGTGCTGAACGCCACCTTTCTCATTCTGGTCTCACTGCTCTGTATCCTCCCGCTCATTCATATTATAGCGGTGTCCTTCAGCTCCAGCGCGGCCGCCTCCGCAGGGTATGTCAGGCTCTGGCCGGTAGATTTCACATTCGCCTCGTATATGTATACGATGAGCCGCACAGAATTCTGGCAGTCGATGCTTGTATCGCTGACCCGGATCGGGATTGGGACGCCGCTGAACCTGTTGCTGACGATCCTCGTGGCCTACCCGCTATCCAAGGAATCACACGCTCTGCGGTTCCGCAGCGTCTATGCCTGGGCCTTCTTCGTCACGATGCTGTTCAACGGCGGGCTGATCCCCTGGTATACCACGCTCAAGGAGTACGGCCTGCTGGATTCCATCTGGGCGCTGGTGCTGCCCGGCGCAGTTCCTGTGTTCAGTGTGGTGCTGCTGCTTAACTTCTTCAGGGAGATTCCGAAGGAGCTGGAAGAGGCGGCGCTGATTGACGGGGCCGGCCACTTCCGGACGGTCTGGTCTATCTTCGTGCCGATCTCCAAGCCGGCGCTGGCTACACTGGCCTTGTTCTCGATGGTGGAACACTGGAACAGCTGGTTCGACGGCCTGCTGCTCATGGGGAATCCGGCCAACTATCCGCTGCAGAGCTATATTCAGACGATTGTAATCCAGCAGAACCTGTCGAATATGTCGCGCGATGCCATGCTTGATCTGGCGCTGATCTCGGACCGGACGCTGAAGTCTTCCCAGATCTTCCTCGGCTCCCTGCCGATTATTCTGGCCTATCCGTTCCTGCAGAAATATTTCGTGAAGGGGATTGTACTCGGCAGTGTCAAAGGTTAACCTCCCGGAAGTTATGCATAAGCCTGCGGCTCTCCCCGGATTCAGGCTATAATGGTGAAAATGATTGCTGGGGGCCTGGGATTGTTGTTCAAAAAGGATTACTCACTGCGCAATACAATATTTCTGCGGCTGATTGTGACCTTTCTGCTCATTATGCTGCCTATTCTTGTCTTCGCCGCTTATTTGTACCAGTGGATTGTGCAAACGGCCAGCAGCGATATCCGAAGCTCGGCCAGCGCGCAGACCGTCTTCTATTTAAATGATATGGAGAATGAGATCGAGCGGATGAAGCTGCTGCAATACAGCCTGCTGGAGGATGAGGATCTGAACAAGCTGGCTCTGACCTGGGAGACGCTGCCGACCATTGACCGCACGGAGAATCTGAACTCGCTGATGAAGCGGCTGTTCATCGTGCAGAACAGCAGCACGTATATCAAGGACGTCAGGGTTCATATCATGACTATAGGCCGGACCATCTCATCAGTCGGCGGCGTGCGTGAGATTGAACTGAAGCGCTTCCGCGAGATCCGCTCGGTCTTCGGGGACCGCCGTTCCCAGGTGATTGAGTGGGATGGCGGCCTGTACCTTAGTGCGATGAAGCAGCGGGGCATCAAGGGGGCGGAGCCGCTGCTGACGGTCGAGATTGAGCTGGACACCCAGGAGCTGCGGGCGGCGCTGGGCCAATTCAATACGTATCCCGGCAGTGGAACGCTGCTGCTCTCCGATAGTGCGAGATTCGCGCTCTATAGCATGACCGGCGGGCTGGCGCAGGCAGAACCGTCCCAGTATGCCCGGGATATCCGCGCGGTGGCCTCCGGGGAGAGGCTGAGGATCGCAGGTGCGCCTTATTATATCGTCCAGACCGGCTCACAGGAGCTTGGCTTGTCCATCTACCGGATCATCCCGGAGGCTATTATCAAGAATCCGCTGAGCAAATTCTATACCTGGGCCTGGGTGTTTGCCGTGGCTGCGCTTGCTATCATCATTGCTTTTGCACTATCGACCTACAAGTTCATTCATAAGCCGATGCTGACGCTGGTGAAGAGCTTCCGGAGAATGGAGCAGGGCGATCTGGACATTCATATCCAGCATGAGTCGAAGGATGAATTCCGTTATCTGTACAGCCGCTTCAACCAGATGGTCAGCAATCTGCACTCCCTGATCGACCAGGTGTACAAGCAGAAGATTATGGCCCAGCGGGCAGAGCTGAAGCAGCTGCAATCACAGATTAACCCGCATTTTCTGTATAACAGCTTCTTCATTCTGAACACAATGGCGAAGACCGGCGATACCGAGCGGATCGAACAGCTTACTACGATGCTAGGGGAATACTTCCAGTTTGTCACCCGGAACGCTTCCGATCTGGTGTCATTGGAGCAGGAGATTCACCATGCAAGGATGTATACAGAGATTCAGGCCATGCGCTTCTCCCGCAGAATTGGGGTCCGGTTCGATGCCTTGTCGGAGGAGCTGAAGAAGGTGCCCGTTCCGCGGCTGATTGTGCAGCCGATTATTGAGAACGCGTTCAAGCACAGCCTGGAAAAGAAGGCCATGGAGGGCCTGATCATTGTGCGTTTTGAGCAGGAGGATGCATGTATCCGCATCATTGTGGAGGACAACGGGGACCGGCTGACCGATGACACACTGGCGCAATTGAAAGAGTCCCTTCATGTCTATCAGGAGCATGCGGAGACCACCGGCCTAGTGAATATTCACCGGCGCATCCGCATAACCTTCGGGGAAGAGAGCGGCTTGCTGGCGGACCGGAGTGAGCTGGGCGGACTAAGGGTAACCATCCTGCTTAGAGCTGGAGGTGAGAATGCTGATGTACAGGATGCTTATCGTTGATGATGAAGAGATTATCACAGATGGACTGGCGGTAATTTTCGGCAAAATGGCGCTTGAGCTGGACATCTACAAGGCCTACTCGGGCCGTGAAGCGCTAAATCTGCTGCACCGGACCCGGGTGGATATTGTCCTGTCTGATATCTGCATGCCCGAGATGGACGGGCTGGAGCTGATGGAGCATATCCGCCGGAGCTGGCCGCAATGCAAAATCGTCTTCCTGACCGGACACAGCGACTTCAATTATGTCTACCAGGCGATTCAGGCTCCGGGCGTCCAGTATGTGCTCAAGAATGAAGGTTATCCGAAGCTGATTGAAGCGGTGATGCGTGCGCTGCAGGAATTGAACGACACCATGCAGGTGAATGATCTGATCCGTGAATCCAAGGAGCAGCTGAATACGCTGGAGACCTTGGCACAGGGCGATTATTTCCGCCATCTCATTCACAGCGTCAAGGCGGATCAGGATATGGCCGGGGACTTCGTCCGTCTGAACATTCCGCTGGATGCTTCGCGGCCGGTGCTGATCGCACTTGGCAGCATCAGTGATCCTGAATCCTCGCGCACCTATATGGACCGCCGGGAGACGGCGCTTGCGGTCAAGTTCCTGTCGGAGAAGCTGCTGAAGGAGCGGACGGTCAGCCTTGGGGTGATCGACCGGTACGGTGACCTGATCTGGCTGATTCAGCCGGGCGGGACGGGAGAGGCTTCGCAGCCGGAAGATTTGGAGCAGATAATTAAATTTCTGGAAGGCACCTTCGAGCTGATTCAGCAGTCGTGCAGGGAATCGCTGGAGGTCGGGATGGCCATCACGCTCAGTGCGGAGGAGTGTACCTGGTCCAGGCTTCAGGTAGTATACGATAAAGCGAGGCAGGTTCAGCATTACCGGGCAGGAGACGGAGAGCGGATGGTGCAGAAGGTGCAGCTGAATGAAGCGGCGGCGCCGGATACCGTGCGTGACCGGTTCATGCAGGGCAAGGTGGAGACGCTGGCTGCGCATCTGGAGGCGGGCCGGAAGGAGGAATTCCTCCGGCTGTTTGGGGAGATGGCTGAACCGGCGGGGCAGGAATGCGCGCGGGGCAACCCTTATTTGACTGAGCTGTATTACACCATTGCTCTGATGCTCATGTCGTATACCAACAGATGGGAAGCGGACCAGGAGATCGGGGCAAGCGGGCTGATGCAGCTGGAGGTCCACCGGACATGGGGAGAAGCCTTCCGCTATCTGGAGGACACCGCCGGGAATCTGTTCTCTGTCCGCAGGAGCGGCGAGCAGAAGCGGGCGGCGGGTGTTATCGACCGGATCTGCCTATATATAGAAGAGAATCTCGACCAGGACCTGTCGCTGGTCCGTCTGGCCGATCTGATCCACTTCAATCCCTCCTATCTGTCCCGCCTGTTCAAGCAGGAACGGGGAATCAATCTGTCCGAGTATATCGAGGAGCTGCGCGTCCGCCAGGCCAAGGAGCTGCTGCGCAGAGGGGAGCTGAAGGTCGCCGAGGTCGGCTCGCGGATCGGCTACGTCACCCCGCAATCCTTCACGCGGGTCTTCAAAAAGTGGACCGGAACCACGCCGCAGGAATACCGTGCGGATGTGGTTAGCGGGTAAATGGATAGGATATAAGAAAATCGCTCCTTCGGGATGGATGGCGTTGCCTCCATTCGTCCGGGGGAGCGATTGTTCGTTGGGGGGAGTAAATGAAAGGGATAAATCCCATTAATGCAGCCAAAAGTGGGCTGGACGGGGAAATGAAAGGGATAAATCCCTTTGGTGCAGCCAAAAGTGGGCTGGACGGAGAAATGAGAGGGATAAATCCCTTTGGTGCAGCCAAAAGTGGGCTGAATGGGGAAATGAAAGGGATAGTATTAGAGTAACGAGGAGCAGAAGTGCACCTGATATCAGCAGAAGTTGGCTAAATGAGCGAATCAGGTGCAGAAGTGCACCAGATATCAGCAGAAGTTGGCTAAATGAGCGAATCAGGTGCACAAGTGCACCAGATATCAGCAGAAGTCGGCTAAATGAGTAAATCAGGTGCAGAAGTGCACCAGATATCAGCAGAAGTCGGCTAAATGAGTAAATCAGGTGCAGAAGTGCACCAGATATCAGCAGAAGCCGACTAAATGAGCGAATCAGGAGCACAAGTGCACCTGATATCAGCAGAAGTTGGCTAAATTTAGTTAGTTTCTTTTACAAGTAAATCCGGTAATTCCCGCTCAGCGCCAGCATGGTGAAGAAGTATAGACAGTTGTCGTAATACCGCCGTTCTCCGGTGCGCAGCGGGGTGTCCCAGAATAGCTTGACGAAATGACCGGCATCGGGGCCATCGGCGGCAAGCGAGGCCATGGCCAGCGTGGATAGCAGGCCGACCGGATGCAGGGACAGCTCGTCAAACGGCTGACCGTCAATGGTATACCGCCGGTAATCAGCCGGATCGATATCGCGGAAGAAAGCCTGAATGCGGTTAGACTGCTCTACCTGCCAAGGATCGCAGCGGAACCATTCATAATCCAGCCCGATGTTGGCGGCGACCCGGTAAGCATCACTGAAAAAGTGGCGGAAATCGCCATGCGGTTGAGGGTCCGCCGGAGTTCCGTCATAGTTGGCGTATTCCGGCGACAGCCCGGTAACCGGGTGGCAGGCCAGGTGTAGGTAATCCCGACTCTTGGCAGCCGCATCCTTCCAGAACGCCCGGTCTGCTTCATCCGCTTCCAGCGCAAACAAATCATAGAAATGCGGCAAATGATAGGAGGGATCGCTGAACGGAGTCTCCGGGATGAACTTGATCAGCCGGGTCGCCGGGTCCCACATCGGATCGCCTTCCCCGTCTTCTCCCTTGTGCACACAAGCGCGGAGAATAATTCTGGCCTGCTCGGAATAATTGAACGGCGCGGCCCCGTCACCCCAGCGGCGGGAAGCGAAGAACAGTGCCATCGCGAAGAACTCCTCTCCATCCGGCGCGGGGCCGGGAGACAGCCGTGTACCATCCAGTTTACAATGCCAGGCGAAATAATCCTTGTAACGGCCCTCCGTATGCTGCATGAATACCTTGGCGAAATTCCAGAGCCGGTCGAACTCCTCCTTTTTATCCATCTGAACCGCCATCATCATCCCGTAGGACATGCCCTCTGTGCGCACATCGGTATTACCTGTATCTACGATATAACCCTTATCATCATCCATAGTATGATAGAGCCGGACATCAGGGGCGCCGTAGAACATTTCGTTCCAGGTATCTTCCAGCCGCTGCTGAATGGCCTCCGGACGCAGTCCATTCTCAAGAAACAGATTTCTGTACTCTCCTGTGTAAAAAGACCCCTCTGTAGTATTCATCATAACATCCTCCAGGTGAATTTTATTTGGCCCAAGTATACCATAAGCGGCAGTATAGAGATTAAAGCGTTTTCCAGATATTTTATAGACGATTCCGGCTCCAGCCCATAATCTAAGGATAGATCAAGCTTAGGTGTCTATATGTCATGGACTTCACGCCAAAAGCTTCTCTATACTGATAGGGACATGCTGCAAGATGAATAACAAGGTAAGGGTGATAGAGCTATGAATGAGGTTGCAGAGCTAATGAAGCTTACAGTCTACACGCGCATACCGAACCAGGATTACACTGGGTCTCTCGCCAACAGTGTTCATATGGCCTGTACAGATGACCCTAACGAATTTCAGCCGCTGAACCGGAACTATGGCCTATTATTTGCCGTGGCCACCGTGGATGAGAAGAATGTGATTCATGAAAAAGGACTCAAAAACCCCTATCTGTTCCGCACACAGGATGGTGCTTTCGGGATGATTGCGGTAAGGATTGACGCCTCGGGGGAGGATGACGGGGAGAGCAGGGGGCAGATTCTGCTGTGGACCTCGCCGGATCTGGTGACCTTCGATGCTCAGCGGCTTGTCCGGCTAGACCATGAACGGTATGTAAAAGAAGCCGTCTGCGCACTGGACAGCACTGGCGGGTATGAGATCCGCTGGAAGGACAACGACGGCAACTATTATGTGAACCGGCTGGCTGACCTGCGGAAGCCGGAAGGGATCTCGCCGCCGGAGCCTGCGGAAGCCTTCACCGCAGAGCGGCCCGCCCAGCCGCTGCCCGGAACCCGTCCGGGGAATGTGCTGACCGTGGATGGCCCCACCGGCCGCAAGGTCCAGGCGGCCTGGATCCCGGTGCATAACACCGGTATTCGCGTGGCGGAGCAGGTCAGTGTCCACTCCGCCGCCGAATTGGCAAAGGTCAGAGCCACAGCGCTATATTCGGACGGCTCCACTGCCGATAAGCGGGTGGACTGGGATACCGCAGGGATTGATTTCACCTTGCCAGGAACTCATACCATACATGGCAAAGTGGTCACTTACGACTTGCCGTTCCCGTTAGCAAGCGGCTATGCAGACCCTGTAATTCTCCCCTGGAACGGCAGGTATTACTTCCTGGCTACCAATGACAATGTCAATAATATCGGCATCTATGTCCGCGTGGCAGATACTTTACAGGACTTATTCGCTCCGGGCTTCCAGGAAGCCGTTATACTGGACCTGAATGAGGAGCTGAACTTCATCCAGACCTTCTGGGCACCGGAATTCCATGTCATCGGCGGGGAGCTGTACATCCTGTTCGCTGTTGGCGGCAAGGTATGGGGACCGCAATGCCATCTGATGAAGCTGAACCCCGGCGGAGATATTATGAAGGCCGGAGATTGGAGCACGCCGGTCCGGGTGAAGCGGATGGACGGCACTCCTTTGGCCGCAGACGGCATTACGCTGGATATGACTTATTTCAAGGTAGACAACACCTCATGTGTTGTCTGGTCTTACCGCAAAGGAATCGGAACGCCGCTGGATACCGGCTCCATGCTGTATATCGCCACTGTAGATGAAGCGAACCCGGCGGTATTAACCAGTGAGCCGGTGCTGCTGTCGCGTCCGCTGCTCGGCTGGGAGAATGTTCAGGGCACCATCAACAACGAAGGCCCGTATCCGCTCCTGACGGAAGATACCGTGTATATTGCCTATTCCGGCGGGGCGGCAACAGGGTATACCTATGCGGTAGGCTGGTTAAGCATTCCACGGGGCGGCGATGTTCTGGATGCCGGTGCCTGGAGCAAGGCGGCTACGCCAGCACTTTCTTATTATTCGCTGGATGGGGTGTACGGCCCGGGGCATAATTCCTTTTTCCGGGATACAGACGGTACTATGCTAGTTCTCTACCACGGGGAAGAGCAGTTGGTGAAGCATGGAACGAGATGCTCGGCGATCCACAGAGTCCATTACAACAGTAACGGCGTACCCTTGCTCGATGTGGCCGGGGATAGAGATGTACACCCGGATTACGCCGAGTGCACGATACAGGTGACTGTGCTTGCTTAGCCGGGCACCTCTTACAACGACAATCTATATAACAAATGGAGGATGTTAGAATGACACAACAACAAGGATTTAACCCCTATCTGCCTTCCTGGGAGTATGTGCCGGATGCGGAGCCTTATGTTTTTGAAGGAAGAGTATATGTCTATGGCTCACATGACCGGTTCAACGGCCACGCTTTCTGTCTGAACGACTATGTCTGCTGGTCAGCGCCGGAGGACAATCTGGGCGATTGGCAGTATGAAGGGGTGATCTACCGGACGACAGATGATCCGCTCAACCCGGAAGGCAGCATGTGTCTCTATGCACCGGATGTGACGCAGGGACCGGACGGGCGCTACTATCTCTACTATGTACTGGACAAGGTTCCTGTCGTATCGGTAGCGGTCTGCGATAAGCCGGGCGGCAAATACGAATTCTACGGCTATGTCACCTATAAGGACGGCACGCGTCTGGGCGAACGGGAGGGTGATGAGCCGCAGTTTGACCCGGGGGTATTAACCGAAGGAGACACCACTTACCTGTATACCGGCTTCTGCGGATACGGCGACAAGTCCAGACACGGCGCGATGGCTACCGTACTGGGTCCTGATATGCTTACGATTATTGAAGAGCCTGTGTTCGTTGCACCGAGCCAGCCTTACAGCCAGGGGACCGGCTTCGAGGGCTATGAGTTCTTCGAGGCCCCTTCCATCCGCAAAAGAGGGGATATCTACTACCTGATCTACTCCTCCATCTCCATGCATGAGCTGTGTTATGCCACCAGCAGTCATCCCACCCGGGATTTCGTATATCAGGGAGTCATTGTGAGCAACTGTGATCTGCATATCGATACGTATAAGCCTGCGGACCAGACGATGTATTACGGCGGCAATAACCACGGCAGCATCGTGGAGGTTAATGGAGCGTGGTATATCTTCTATCACCGGCATACCAACGGGACCGCGTTCTCGCGCCAGGGCTGCATCGAGCCGATTACGTTCCGTGAAGACGGCACCATCCCGCAGGTGGAGATTACAACCTCAGGCCCGAACGGCGGCCCGCTGGAGGGACGCGGAGAATATCCGGCCTACCTGGCCTGTCATTTGTTCACCAAGGATCAGGAGATGTATACCGGAGGGTTTGGCAAGATGGGTGCCTGGATGGACAGCCGGTTCCCGAAGATTACCCAGGACGGCAGAGACGGCGAAGAAGAGGTTGGCTATATTGCCAATATGACGGAGTCGGCGACTGCGGGGTTCAAGTATTTTGACTGCAAGGGGGTTAGCCGGGTCTCCATCAAGGTGCGGGGATATTGCCATGGGGAGTTCCAGGTGAAGACTGCTTGGGACGGGCCTGCGCTTGCTTCTATTCCGGTAGGCTTCACTAATGTCTGGAAAGAATATGCTGCGGAAGTGGCGATTCCAGACGGCGTGCAGGCCTTGTATTTCACGTATACCGGAGGCGGCGGCGCGCAGTTTGCATCATTTACGCTGGAGTAGACCGGAGGCATTCAGACCGGGCATGACACAGACAGCAGGACCAGGGAGCGTGTTCCCGGTGCTGCTGTTTTGTCGTTCACATCGTGGAGCGTATACTCTGAGCCCGCAGCTACACGCCGGAAGAATACCGGGCCTTGTACTCTGATGGGGGCATGTTCATATAATGCTTGAACCATTTGGAGAAATAGCTGACATGCTGGTAGCCTGACTCCAGCGCAGCCTCCAGCACATTGTATGATCCGCTGCGGAGCAGACTGGCCGCCTGGCTGATGCGGATATAATTCAGATACTCCATCGGTCGCATCCCGGTCTGAGCCTTGAAAAACTTGCAGAAATGCGAGCGGCTAAGCGATACAACGGAGGCAAGCTGATCCAGCTCCAGCCGGTCGCGGGAATGTGCCTCCATATAGCTCAGCACCTCCCGGATCTGCCGGTTATATTCCCGGCCGTGCCGGGTCTCCGCCGCCGGGTTCAGCCCGGTCAGCCCGTATTGATAGCTGTCTGCGATGAACAGCAGTAAGAGCGCCTTCAGACTCATTTCGTATGCCCCGGACTTACGCTCATAGCGGCTTAGCAGCTCCCTGATCAGCTGAAGCAAGGGGGAGTGGGCGGCATCTGCAGCAGATAACAGAGCGGGAAGCCGGACCTTCCCTTGCAGGACGGGGTCCAGGAACAGCTCCTGCACCCTGTCGGGCTGAGGCGAAGACAGCCAGGAGCCTTTGAACACGATGGAATAATAACAGGTGCCGCCCATGGCGGTGTCCATGCCTGAATGAAGCTCGCCGGGATGAACAATCAGGGCATCTCCTGCTTGAATGGCGAACTCGCGGCTCTCAATATAGAAGGTAGCGCGGCCTTCCGCCAGATAGATTATCTCCATCTCGTTATGCCAGTGCACGGGAAGAATGGAATGCACGCGGGCCTGATGCTCCACCCGGTAGATATGCAGCGGGAATTCCGGC is part of the Paenibacillus sp. FSL M7-0420 genome and harbors:
- a CDS encoding helix-turn-helix domain-containing protein, with translation MALIHYVECNTTHASNFVVDVPAGAHWLLVITKTPALFWVQGGLKQYPAHSVVLYQPQQKVYYQACAGQFINDWIRFESSEPYITESPLPLGIPFALSDPDYCQKLLELLATEHHMGGDCKSSSIDLLLRALFNKLWESYFQDNITPQYYKLLKLRTSIQTNPGEYWTVARMAGVLEISSGYLQNIYKKTFGFSCMEDVINSRIRMAKEYLIHSTESTADIAARCGYPNVEHFCRQFKQVTGYTPRNYQRQAKAGASPP
- a CDS encoding carbohydrate ABC transporter permease, whose protein sequence is MTTVHRSKKFDGISVLNATFLILVSLLCILPLIHIIAVSFSSSAAASAGYVRLWPVDFTFASYMYTMSRTEFWQSMLVSLTRIGIGTPLNLLLTILVAYPLSKESHALRFRSVYAWAFFVTMLFNGGLIPWYTTLKEYGLLDSIWALVLPGAVPVFSVVLLLNFFREIPKELEEAALIDGAGHFRTVWSIFVPISKPALATLALFSMVEHWNSWFDGLLLMGNPANYPLQSYIQTIVIQQNLSNMSRDAMLDLALISDRTLKSSQIFLGSLPIILAYPFLQKYFVKGIVLGSVKG
- a CDS encoding extracellular solute-binding protein, producing the protein MNTGTRKGPGLLKSTSILLLSALLLSACSGKLESGNSGKEAAAGNDPKPSAAVDESPLGKYDPPIEVSFVRDLGDVVENNVLGVLKDETIDNNRWTKLYEDQLGIKIKYNWIVKGSQTSDQYLQKINVTLASGDLPDVTPVNATQLKQLADSDQIEDMTALYEKYASPFTKKVLSGEGTSVFDAATFDGKLMAIPSLESSIERSMYIWIRTDWLEKLGMQPPKTMADVLAISEAFADKDPDGNGKKDTYGLGITKDLWGGAMGLEGFMAGYNAYPNIWLEDENGKLVYGSIQPEVKKALQVLQDMAKKGQLDQEFGVKDGGKVSELISAGKIGMEYGEQWNSIWPLQLNRDNDPKAQWQAFPIVSESGDTPKVPLKFSTTRFFAVKKGAAHPEAVIKLFNLHLEKNWGETAEFDKYFAPPEAESVWQLSPVTPYPVTKNVDAFREIDAARKAGDFSKLVGEAKTIQEKLESYASGTSEGFALWGWERIYGEQGSMGIADQYIKNEQFIQEKFVGAPTPTMVERKTTLEKQQNEMFVKIILGDPIDKFDQFVKDWQKLGGDQITQEVNEWYAATKK
- a CDS encoding ABC transporter permease, with the protein product MRTKLRKELPLHLMLLPGLVMIILFSYVPMAGVMIAFQKFIPAKGLFGDQKWVGLDNFEYVMNLPSFTQVLWNTLFISSLKLILGLIIPLVFAILLNELASNVIKRSVQTAIYLPYFLSWVVLGGILIDILSPSGGIVNEFLGWFGVSKIFFLGDNDWFPFTLIASDVWKNFGYGTIVYLAAITGIDPGLYEAATIDGANRWHKTWHITIPGIRMVIVLLSVLSLGQLLNAGFDQVFNLYSPQVYESGDILDTFVYRIGLLDAQYGVATAVGFFKSIISLTLISSSYFLAYRFAKYRIF